In Anguilla rostrata isolate EN2019 chromosome 1, ASM1855537v3, whole genome shotgun sequence, a genomic segment contains:
- the erfl3 gene encoding ETS domain-containing transcription factor ERF isoform X2 → MNGFAFPDWAYKPESSPGSRQIQLWHFILELLRKEEYHDVIAWQGDYGEFVIKDPDEVARLWGARKCKPQMNYDKLSRALRYYYNKRILHKTKGKRFTYKFNFNKLVLVNYPFIDMGSSGSGVPQSAPPVPTGAGTHFRFPPSTPSDVLSPNEDLRSPGVFSAVARRMARGSVSDCSDGTSVNSEIEEGGGGAGEERGGERALGGGGGGGGGGGGPSGGGGGFRSILHPRLSHDSLFRMYGAPPNAGHPPPRGPPGHRVHGDPLSPFPVSPLPGPGGAGLLAPPLSPALSMTPSSHLPYTPSPTLSPMLGSHFSFNPEDMKRYLQAHTQSVYNYHLSPRAFLHYPNIIIPQPQRPDKGLGPAPSAADRPALNSHHPGLSHAHPPHGHAHPLHHALHLGDEPPHLSPFKFKLQPPPLGRKQQREGQQGRPGSLSSGSSSSTSGLGSSMSFGSDLSSASGSGLVSNSSSSGSLNSAGLPKIKVEPISDIESEEEVEVTDISDEDGDEREELELFSARHRRDRQLNGGGAAAAATAGGGDDDLDEDVFKAPAPPPPGLLPFFGGPVGELRRGPPVLKSEPGEPGEGGPAAGPPPPPASPGGTKCIPLKLRFKRRWSEDQRMEASSEESDDKKVRAEERQAQRNGRPEENGEGESPPPHPDCPPPPAHRRVSADLHRATAQLSLENKDC, encoded by the exons GGTTCGCCTTCCCGGACTGGGCCTACAAGCCCGAGTCCAGCCCCGGCTCGCGGCAGATCCAGCTGTGGCACTTCATCCTGGAGCTGCTGCGGAAGGAGGAGTACCACGACGTCATCGCCTGGCAGGGCGACTACGGCGAGTTCGTCATCAAGGACCCCGACGAGGTGGCAAGACTGTGGGGCGCGCGCAAGTGCAAGCCCCAGATGAACTACGACAAGCTGAGCCGGGCCCTCAG GTATTACTACAACAAGAGGATCCTCCACAAGACTAAAGGGAAGAGGTTCACCTACAAATTCAACTTCAACAAGCTGGTCCTGGTGAACTACCCTTTCATAGACATGGGGTCCTCAG gtagTGGAGTGCCTCAGAGCGCCCCCCCGGTGCCCACGGGGGCGGGGACTCATTTCCGGTTCCCGCCCTCCACGCCGTCGGACGTGCTGTCGCCGAACGAGGACCTGCGCAGCCCGGGCGTGTTCAGCGCCGTGGCGCGCCGCATGGCCCGCGGCTCCGTCAGCGACTGCAGCGACGGCACGTCCGTCAACTCCGAGATcgaggagggcgggggcggggccggggaggaGCGGGGCGGCGAGCGGGCGctgggcgggggcggcggcggcgggggagggggcggcggcccCAGCGGGGGAGGCGGAGGCTTCCGGAGCATCCTGCACCCCCGCCTGTCGCACGACTCCCTGTTCCGCATGTACGGGGCGCCCCCCAACGCgggccacccccctccccgggggCCGCCCGGCCACAGGGTCCACGGcgaccccctctcccccttccccgtCTCCCCCCTGCCCgggcccgggggggcggggctgctggcacctcccctctccccggCCCTCTCCATGACGCCCTCGTCCCACCTGCCCTACACGCCCTCCCCCACGCTCTCCCCCATGCTGGGCTCCCACTTCTCCTTCAACCCCGAGGACATGAAGCGCTACCTGCAGGCCCACACCCAGAGCGTGTACAACTACCACCTGAGCCCCCGCGCCTTCCTGCACTACCCCAACATCATCATCCCCCAGCCGCAGCGCCCCGACAAGGgcctgggccccgccccctccgccgccGACCGCCCCGCCCTCAACAGCCACCACCCGGGCCTGTCCCACGCCCACCCGCcgcacggccacgcccaccccctgCACCACGCCCTGCACCTGGGCGACGAGCCGCCCCACCTCTCGCCCTTCAAGTTCAAGCTGCAGCCGCCGCCGCTGGGGCGCAAGCAGCAGCGCGAGGGCCAGCAGGGCCGGCCCGGCTCCCTCAGCTCCggctccagcagctccacctCCGGCCTGGGCTCCTCCATGTCCTTCGGCAGCGACCTCAGCTCCGCCAGCGGCTCCGGCCTCGTCTccaactcctcctcctccggctcgCTCAACAGCGCCGGCCTGCCCAAGATCAAG GTGGAGCCCATCTCCGACATCGAgtcggaggaggaggtggaggtgacgGACATCAGCGACGAGGACGGGGACGAGCGCGAGGAGCTGGAGCTCTTCTCCGCCCGGCACCGGCGGGACCGGCAGCTCAacggcggcggggcggcggcggcggctaccGCGGGCGGCGGCGACGACGACCTGGACGAGGACGTGTTCAaagcgcccgcccccccgccgccgggCCTGCTGCCCTTCTTCGGCGGCCCCGTCGGCGAGCTGCGCCGCGGGCCCCCGGTCCTCAAGAGCGAGCCGGGGGAGCCCGGCGAGGGCGGCCCCGCGGCcggcccccccccgccgcccgccaGCCCCGGCGGCACCAAGTGCATCCCGCTGAAGCTGCGCTTCAAGCGGCGCTGGAGCGAGGACCAGCGCATGGAGGCCAGCTCCGAGGAGTCCGACGACAAGAAGGTGCGCGCCGAGGAGCGCCAGGCCCAGCGCAACGGCCGGCCGGAGGAGAACGGCGAGGGCGAGAGCCCGCCCCCGCACCCGGActgcccgcccccgcccgcccaccgCAGGGTGAGCGCCGACCTGCACCGGGCCACCGCCCAGCTATCCCTGGAGAACAAGGACTGCTga
- the erfl3 gene encoding ETS domain-containing transcription factor ERF isoform X3 — protein sequence MNYDKLSRALRYYYNKRILHKTKGKRFTYKFNFNKLVLVNYPFIDMGSSGSGVPQSAPPVPTGAGTHFRFPPSTPSDVLSPNEDLRSPGVFSAVARRMARGSVSDCSDGTSVNSEIEEGGGGAGEERGGERALGGGGGGGGGGGGPSGGGGGFRSILHPRLSHDSLFRMYGAPPNAGHPPPRGPPGHRVHGDPLSPFPVSPLPGPGGAGLLAPPLSPALSMTPSSHLPYTPSPTLSPMLGSHFSFNPEDMKRYLQAHTQSVYNYHLSPRAFLHYPNIIIPQPQRPDKGLGPAPSAADRPALNSHHPGLSHAHPPHGHAHPLHHALHLGDEPPHLSPFKFKLQPPPLGRKQQREGQQGRPGSLSSGSSSSTSGLGSSMSFGSDLSSASGSGLVSNSSSSGSLNSAGLPKIKVEPISDIESEEEVEVTDISDEDGDEREELELFSARHRRDRQLNGGGAAAAATAGGGDDDLDEDVFKAPAPPPPGLLPFFGGPVGELRRGPPVLKSEPGEPGEGGPAAGPPPPPASPGGTKCIPLKLRFKRRWSEDQRMEASSEESDDKKVRAEERQAQRNGRPEENGEGESPPPHPDCPPPPAHRRVSADLHRATAQLSLENKDC from the exons ATGAACTACGACAAGCTGAGCCGGGCCCTCAG GTATTACTACAACAAGAGGATCCTCCACAAGACTAAAGGGAAGAGGTTCACCTACAAATTCAACTTCAACAAGCTGGTCCTGGTGAACTACCCTTTCATAGACATGGGGTCCTCAG gtagTGGAGTGCCTCAGAGCGCCCCCCCGGTGCCCACGGGGGCGGGGACTCATTTCCGGTTCCCGCCCTCCACGCCGTCGGACGTGCTGTCGCCGAACGAGGACCTGCGCAGCCCGGGCGTGTTCAGCGCCGTGGCGCGCCGCATGGCCCGCGGCTCCGTCAGCGACTGCAGCGACGGCACGTCCGTCAACTCCGAGATcgaggagggcgggggcggggccggggaggaGCGGGGCGGCGAGCGGGCGctgggcgggggcggcggcggcgggggagggggcggcggcccCAGCGGGGGAGGCGGAGGCTTCCGGAGCATCCTGCACCCCCGCCTGTCGCACGACTCCCTGTTCCGCATGTACGGGGCGCCCCCCAACGCgggccacccccctccccgggggCCGCCCGGCCACAGGGTCCACGGcgaccccctctcccccttccccgtCTCCCCCCTGCCCgggcccgggggggcggggctgctggcacctcccctctccccggCCCTCTCCATGACGCCCTCGTCCCACCTGCCCTACACGCCCTCCCCCACGCTCTCCCCCATGCTGGGCTCCCACTTCTCCTTCAACCCCGAGGACATGAAGCGCTACCTGCAGGCCCACACCCAGAGCGTGTACAACTACCACCTGAGCCCCCGCGCCTTCCTGCACTACCCCAACATCATCATCCCCCAGCCGCAGCGCCCCGACAAGGgcctgggccccgccccctccgccgccGACCGCCCCGCCCTCAACAGCCACCACCCGGGCCTGTCCCACGCCCACCCGCcgcacggccacgcccaccccctgCACCACGCCCTGCACCTGGGCGACGAGCCGCCCCACCTCTCGCCCTTCAAGTTCAAGCTGCAGCCGCCGCCGCTGGGGCGCAAGCAGCAGCGCGAGGGCCAGCAGGGCCGGCCCGGCTCCCTCAGCTCCggctccagcagctccacctCCGGCCTGGGCTCCTCCATGTCCTTCGGCAGCGACCTCAGCTCCGCCAGCGGCTCCGGCCTCGTCTccaactcctcctcctccggctcgCTCAACAGCGCCGGCCTGCCCAAGATCAAG GTGGAGCCCATCTCCGACATCGAgtcggaggaggaggtggaggtgacgGACATCAGCGACGAGGACGGGGACGAGCGCGAGGAGCTGGAGCTCTTCTCCGCCCGGCACCGGCGGGACCGGCAGCTCAacggcggcggggcggcggcggcggctaccGCGGGCGGCGGCGACGACGACCTGGACGAGGACGTGTTCAaagcgcccgcccccccgccgccgggCCTGCTGCCCTTCTTCGGCGGCCCCGTCGGCGAGCTGCGCCGCGGGCCCCCGGTCCTCAAGAGCGAGCCGGGGGAGCCCGGCGAGGGCGGCCCCGCGGCcggcccccccccgccgcccgccaGCCCCGGCGGCACCAAGTGCATCCCGCTGAAGCTGCGCTTCAAGCGGCGCTGGAGCGAGGACCAGCGCATGGAGGCCAGCTCCGAGGAGTCCGACGACAAGAAGGTGCGCGCCGAGGAGCGCCAGGCCCAGCGCAACGGCCGGCCGGAGGAGAACGGCGAGGGCGAGAGCCCGCCCCCGCACCCGGActgcccgcccccgcccgcccaccgCAGGGTGAGCGCCGACCTGCACCGGGCCACCGCCCAGCTATCCCTGGAGAACAAGGACTGCTga
- the erfl3 gene encoding ETS domain-containing transcription factor ERF isoform X1 has product MKTPADTGFAFPDWAYKPESSPGSRQIQLWHFILELLRKEEYHDVIAWQGDYGEFVIKDPDEVARLWGARKCKPQMNYDKLSRALRYYYNKRILHKTKGKRFTYKFNFNKLVLVNYPFIDMGSSGSGVPQSAPPVPTGAGTHFRFPPSTPSDVLSPNEDLRSPGVFSAVARRMARGSVSDCSDGTSVNSEIEEGGGGAGEERGGERALGGGGGGGGGGGGPSGGGGGFRSILHPRLSHDSLFRMYGAPPNAGHPPPRGPPGHRVHGDPLSPFPVSPLPGPGGAGLLAPPLSPALSMTPSSHLPYTPSPTLSPMLGSHFSFNPEDMKRYLQAHTQSVYNYHLSPRAFLHYPNIIIPQPQRPDKGLGPAPSAADRPALNSHHPGLSHAHPPHGHAHPLHHALHLGDEPPHLSPFKFKLQPPPLGRKQQREGQQGRPGSLSSGSSSSTSGLGSSMSFGSDLSSASGSGLVSNSSSSGSLNSAGLPKIKVEPISDIESEEEVEVTDISDEDGDEREELELFSARHRRDRQLNGGGAAAAATAGGGDDDLDEDVFKAPAPPPPGLLPFFGGPVGELRRGPPVLKSEPGEPGEGGPAAGPPPPPASPGGTKCIPLKLRFKRRWSEDQRMEASSEESDDKKVRAEERQAQRNGRPEENGEGESPPPHPDCPPPPAHRRVSADLHRATAQLSLENKDC; this is encoded by the exons GGTTCGCCTTCCCGGACTGGGCCTACAAGCCCGAGTCCAGCCCCGGCTCGCGGCAGATCCAGCTGTGGCACTTCATCCTGGAGCTGCTGCGGAAGGAGGAGTACCACGACGTCATCGCCTGGCAGGGCGACTACGGCGAGTTCGTCATCAAGGACCCCGACGAGGTGGCAAGACTGTGGGGCGCGCGCAAGTGCAAGCCCCAGATGAACTACGACAAGCTGAGCCGGGCCCTCAG GTATTACTACAACAAGAGGATCCTCCACAAGACTAAAGGGAAGAGGTTCACCTACAAATTCAACTTCAACAAGCTGGTCCTGGTGAACTACCCTTTCATAGACATGGGGTCCTCAG gtagTGGAGTGCCTCAGAGCGCCCCCCCGGTGCCCACGGGGGCGGGGACTCATTTCCGGTTCCCGCCCTCCACGCCGTCGGACGTGCTGTCGCCGAACGAGGACCTGCGCAGCCCGGGCGTGTTCAGCGCCGTGGCGCGCCGCATGGCCCGCGGCTCCGTCAGCGACTGCAGCGACGGCACGTCCGTCAACTCCGAGATcgaggagggcgggggcggggccggggaggaGCGGGGCGGCGAGCGGGCGctgggcgggggcggcggcggcgggggagggggcggcggcccCAGCGGGGGAGGCGGAGGCTTCCGGAGCATCCTGCACCCCCGCCTGTCGCACGACTCCCTGTTCCGCATGTACGGGGCGCCCCCCAACGCgggccacccccctccccgggggCCGCCCGGCCACAGGGTCCACGGcgaccccctctcccccttccccgtCTCCCCCCTGCCCgggcccgggggggcggggctgctggcacctcccctctccccggCCCTCTCCATGACGCCCTCGTCCCACCTGCCCTACACGCCCTCCCCCACGCTCTCCCCCATGCTGGGCTCCCACTTCTCCTTCAACCCCGAGGACATGAAGCGCTACCTGCAGGCCCACACCCAGAGCGTGTACAACTACCACCTGAGCCCCCGCGCCTTCCTGCACTACCCCAACATCATCATCCCCCAGCCGCAGCGCCCCGACAAGGgcctgggccccgccccctccgccgccGACCGCCCCGCCCTCAACAGCCACCACCCGGGCCTGTCCCACGCCCACCCGCcgcacggccacgcccaccccctgCACCACGCCCTGCACCTGGGCGACGAGCCGCCCCACCTCTCGCCCTTCAAGTTCAAGCTGCAGCCGCCGCCGCTGGGGCGCAAGCAGCAGCGCGAGGGCCAGCAGGGCCGGCCCGGCTCCCTCAGCTCCggctccagcagctccacctCCGGCCTGGGCTCCTCCATGTCCTTCGGCAGCGACCTCAGCTCCGCCAGCGGCTCCGGCCTCGTCTccaactcctcctcctccggctcgCTCAACAGCGCCGGCCTGCCCAAGATCAAG GTGGAGCCCATCTCCGACATCGAgtcggaggaggaggtggaggtgacgGACATCAGCGACGAGGACGGGGACGAGCGCGAGGAGCTGGAGCTCTTCTCCGCCCGGCACCGGCGGGACCGGCAGCTCAacggcggcggggcggcggcggcggctaccGCGGGCGGCGGCGACGACGACCTGGACGAGGACGTGTTCAaagcgcccgcccccccgccgccgggCCTGCTGCCCTTCTTCGGCGGCCCCGTCGGCGAGCTGCGCCGCGGGCCCCCGGTCCTCAAGAGCGAGCCGGGGGAGCCCGGCGAGGGCGGCCCCGCGGCcggcccccccccgccgcccgccaGCCCCGGCGGCACCAAGTGCATCCCGCTGAAGCTGCGCTTCAAGCGGCGCTGGAGCGAGGACCAGCGCATGGAGGCCAGCTCCGAGGAGTCCGACGACAAGAAGGTGCGCGCCGAGGAGCGCCAGGCCCAGCGCAACGGCCGGCCGGAGGAGAACGGCGAGGGCGAGAGCCCGCCCCCGCACCCGGActgcccgcccccgcccgcccaccgCAGGGTGAGCGCCGACCTGCACCGGGCCACCGCCCAGCTATCCCTGGAGAACAAGGACTGCTga